Proteins from one Piscinibacter lacus genomic window:
- the folE gene encoding GTP cyclohydrolase I, whose protein sequence is MNAPHPLMSDLPPATDDEDGVPVSQRIRERIKASRQRFHANDNIAGFIEPGELERLLDEVAGKMKGVLESLVIDTENDHNTQDTARRVAKMYLGEVFRGRYVAQPPVTEFPNVEHLNELMIVGPITVRSACSHHFCPIMGRVWIGVMPNEHSDLIGLSKYARLAEWIMSRPQIQEEAVTQVADLLQDKINPDGLAIVMEADHFCMQWRGVKDMDSKMINSVMRGSFLKDANLRREFLSLVNHKKA, encoded by the coding sequence ATGAACGCACCCCATCCCTTGATGTCCGACCTGCCCCCCGCGACCGATGACGAGGACGGCGTGCCCGTCTCGCAGCGCATCCGCGAGCGCATCAAGGCCTCGCGCCAGCGCTTCCATGCCAACGACAACATCGCCGGCTTCATCGAGCCCGGCGAGCTGGAGCGCCTGCTCGACGAGGTGGCCGGCAAGATGAAGGGCGTGCTGGAAAGCCTGGTGATCGACACCGAGAACGACCACAACACCCAGGACACCGCGCGCCGCGTGGCCAAGATGTACCTGGGCGAGGTCTTCCGTGGTCGCTACGTGGCGCAGCCGCCGGTGACCGAGTTCCCGAACGTCGAGCACCTCAACGAGCTGATGATCGTCGGCCCGATCACCGTGCGCAGCGCATGCAGCCACCACTTCTGTCCCATCATGGGCCGGGTCTGGATCGGCGTGATGCCCAACGAGCACTCGGACCTGATCGGCCTGTCCAAGTACGCCCGCCTGGCGGAATGGATCATGAGCCGGCCGCAGATCCAGGAAGAGGCTGTCACCCAGGTGGCCGACCTGCTGCAAGACAAGATCAATCCCGACGGCCTCGCCATCGTGATGGAGGCCGACCACTTCTGCATGCAGTGGCGCGGCGTGAAGGACATGGATTCCAAGATGATCAACAGCGTGATGCGCGGCAGCTTCCTGAAGGACGCCAACCTGCGGCGCGAATTCCTCTCGCTCGTCAACCACAAGAAGGCCTGA
- a CDS encoding BLUF domain-containing protein, protein MLVRLLYASRASEPVTQATVDAILAQSRVHNPSLGITGILCWGGDIFMQVLEGGRGTVNTLYNTIASDPRHVRVEVLHYEEVSERRFAGWTMGQVNLAKINPSILLKYSEKPQLDPYSVSGKVSMALLEELIATASIIGRAG, encoded by the coding sequence ATGCTGGTACGTCTGCTCTACGCCAGCCGGGCGAGCGAGCCGGTCACGCAAGCCACGGTCGACGCCATCCTGGCCCAGTCGCGCGTGCACAACCCCTCGCTGGGCATCACCGGCATCCTGTGCTGGGGCGGCGACATCTTCATGCAGGTGCTCGAAGGCGGCCGCGGCACGGTCAACACCCTCTACAACACGATTGCCAGCGACCCGCGCCATGTCCGCGTCGAGGTGCTGCACTACGAGGAAGTGTCGGAGCGCCGCTTCGCCGGCTGGACCATGGGCCAGGTCAACCTGGCCAAGATCAACCCGTCCATCCTGCTGAAGTACAGCGAGAAGCCGCAGCTCGATCCCTACAGCGTCTCGGGCAAGGTCTCGATGGCCTTGCTGGAAGAGCTGATCGCTACCGCGTCCATCATCGGGCGAGCGGGCTGA